The DNA window CGCCGCGGGTCCAGCCGTCCAGGCCGATCCAGACCCGTACCTCGGTGCCGCCGAGCACCGAGCGCCCCAGCCGGACGTCACCGCCCGTCGACTCCGCGACCCGGCGCACGATGTCCAGGCCGAGGCCGGTCGAGCCGTCGCGTCCGCCGTCGTTGCCGCGGCGCAGGGCGGCGTCCGGGTCGGCGATGCCGGGGCCCGCGTCCGAGACGAGCACGATGACCGCGTCCGAGGCGTCGTGGACGTCCACCGCGAAGGGGGTGCCCTCGGGGGTGTGCCGGAAGACGTTGCCGAGCATGGCGTCGAGGGCCGCGGCGAGTTCGGGCCGCGCCACGGGGATCCGTACCGTACGGTCCACTCCCGCGAGCCGCACCTCGCGGCCCTCGTCCTCCGCGAGCGCCGACCAGAAGGCCATCCGGTCGCGGATGACCTCGGAGGCGTCGCAGCCGGCGCCGGCCCCCGCGGCGGCGGGCGGGCGCTGTTCGCGGGCCGTACGGATGATCGTGTCGACCTCCCGTTCCAGCTGCTCCACGGCCTCGCGGGTCTGGTCGGCGGCCGGGCCCTCGCCGAGCGAGGCGGCGTTGAGCCGCAGCACCGTCAGCGGTGTGCGCAGGCGGTGCGAGAGGTCGGCGGCCAGCTCCCGTTCGTTGGCGAGGAGTTCCACCACCTGGTCCGCCATCGCGTTGAAGGCGGCCGCCGCCGAGCGCAGTTCCTTCGGGCCGTCCTCCGGAACCCGCGCCCCGAGCCGGCCCTCGCCCAGCTGGTGCGCCGCGTCCGCGAGCCGCTCGGCCGGCCGTACCAGCCGGGCGCCGAGCCGGTCGGCGACCCCGACCGAACCCACGATCAGCGCCGCCCCGACGCCCGCAAGGATCAGCCAGGCGGTGGTGACCCCGTTGCTGACCTCGCTCTCCGGTACGAACACCTCCACCACCGCGATGTCGCCGGACCCGAGCGCGGTCGGCTGGAGCAGCGCCGAGCCCCCGCCGGGCACCGAGGCCGTCGTGGCCCGGCCGATCCGCCGGGTCTCCGCCACGGCGTGCGCGCCCGCCCGGCCCTCGCCGATGTCCACGGGCGGGCTGTCGCCGATCGCGGGCACGTGGACGGCCATCCGCCGGGCCGCGCCCATCTGCGTGGACTCCACGGCCTTGAGCAACTGCACCGGGTCGGTGGTGATGGACAGGGTCGGCCCGATGGTGGCCGCCTGCCGCTCGGCGTTGGAGAACGCCCGGTCGCTGGCCATCTCCCGCACCACCAGCCCCAGCGGTACGGCGAAGGCC is part of the Streptomyces subrutilus genome and encodes:
- a CDS encoding sensor histidine kinase, encoding MRWALVKVCLAVTAMVVVAFAVPLGLVVREMASDRAFSNAERQAATIGPTLSITTDPVQLLKAVESTQMGAARRMAVHVPAIGDSPPVDIGEGRAGAHAVAETRRIGRATTASVPGGGSALLQPTALGSGDIAVVEVFVPESEVSNGVTTAWLILAGVGAALIVGSVGVADRLGARLVRPAERLADAAHQLGEGRLGARVPEDGPKELRSAAAAFNAMADQVVELLANERELAADLSHRLRTPLTVLRLNAASLGEGPAADQTREAVEQLEREVDTIIRTAREQRPPAAAGAGAGCDASEVIRDRMAFWSALAEDEGREVRLAGVDRTVRIPVARPELAAALDAMLGNVFRHTPEGTPFAVDVHDASDAVIVLVSDAGPGIADPDAALRRGNDGGRDGSTGLGLDIVRRVAESTGGDVRLGRSVLGGTEVRVWIGLDGWTRGGAGGVRARRGRRKRRSN